The following are encoded in a window of Lactobacillus panisapium genomic DNA:
- a CDS encoding BMP family lipoprotein — protein sequence MRTNIKKIFSLATVAVTAGIALTACSGKKQGGSGNSTNNAKHSIALITDTAGVNDNSFNQSAWRGFKAYGKEHNIKRGRNGYQYFQSSSAADFEPNFDQASKAGYQTIFGIGYSLKDAVSAAAKKDPKKNFVIVDDVVKGQKNVASANFKSEQASYLAGVAAATQTKTNVIGFIGGAHSDIIDLFDAGFTKGVNDQAKKLHKKITLLNQYVGNFTSADKEKAIAQSMYAKKADIVFHASGLAGNGLFQEAKAINQNRAADKKVWVIGVDVDQSYLGNYKTKDGKKDNFVLTSVITGVNVATHDIANRAYNGKFPGGKQLVYGLDTNGVSIMRGHINDTAWNYSRKARSEIIAGKIKVPIHPAK from the coding sequence TTAAGAAGATTTTTTCACTTGCAACGGTGGCAGTTACAGCGGGGATTGCCCTGACGGCTTGTTCTGGCAAAAAACAGGGCGGTAGTGGTAACTCTACCAATAATGCTAAGCATTCAATCGCGCTGATTACTGATACTGCTGGTGTTAATGACAATTCATTTAATCAGTCAGCTTGGCGCGGCTTTAAGGCATACGGCAAAGAACATAACATCAAGCGTGGCCGTAATGGATACCAGTACTTCCAATCAAGCAGTGCAGCAGACTTCGAACCAAATTTTGACCAGGCAAGTAAGGCCGGTTATCAAACCATTTTTGGTATTGGTTATAGTCTAAAAGATGCTGTTAGCGCAGCTGCCAAAAAGGATCCCAAGAAAAACTTCGTTATTGTTGATGACGTGGTTAAGGGTCAAAAGAACGTTGCTTCTGCAAACTTCAAGAGTGAACAAGCTTCTTATTTAGCCGGTGTTGCTGCCGCTACCCAAACTAAGACTAATGTAATTGGTTTTATCGGTGGTGCACACAGTGATATTATTGACCTCTTCGACGCTGGTTTTACTAAAGGTGTGAATGACCAAGCCAAAAAGCTCCATAAGAAAATTACCCTGTTAAATCAATATGTTGGCAACTTTACTAGTGCTGATAAAGAAAAAGCAATTGCCCAATCAATGTACGCTAAAAAAGCGGATATTGTCTTCCATGCTTCGGGATTAGCCGGAAATGGTCTTTTCCAAGAAGCAAAAGCTATTAACCAGAACCGTGCTGCAGATAAAAAAGTTTGGGTTATCGGTGTTGATGTTGACCAATCATATCTCGGCAACTACAAGACTAAGGACGGTAAAAAAGATAATTTTGTCCTAACTTCCGTCATTACAGGCGTAAATGTAGCTACTCATGATATTGCCAACCGTGCATATAACGGTAAGTTCCCTGGTGGTAAGCAACTAGTTTACGGCCTTGATACAAATGGTGTTTCCATTATGCGTGGTCATATCAATGACACTGCATGGAACTATTCGCGGAAGGCACGCAGCGAAATTATTGCTGGTAAGATTAAAGTGCCAATTCACCCTGCTAAATAG
- a CDS encoding BMP family lipoprotein, whose protein sequence is MGKKFTKLLSLGALAASFTLLVSGCSGKKQNSTAQSKKDSIALITDSNGINDQSFNQAAWEGFKAYGKEHNLQKGSGYQYFQSNSATDYTPNFNQAAKSGYKTIFGIGYLLKDSVSAAAKKNPKKNFVIVDDVITGQKNVASVTFMSNQSSYLGGVAAAYSTKTNKVGFIGGAKSAIIGSFESGFKQGVEDAAKAMHKKITVSSQYVGNFTSTDKAKSMAQSMYADKCDVIFQAAGSAGNGVFQEAKAHNQTRLADQKVWVVGVDVDQQNMGEYKAKDGKKANFTLTSVLKGLNVVTKSLADDAVKGKFPGGKHLVYSLKGNGVSVTKGNLSPKAWAAVQKARTEIIAGKIKVAQN, encoded by the coding sequence ATGGGTAAGAAATTTACGAAGCTTTTGTCTTTAGGAGCACTTGCTGCGTCATTTACGTTGCTGGTGAGTGGTTGTTCTGGTAAAAAACAGAATTCAACCGCGCAAAGTAAAAAGGACAGTATTGCTTTAATTACAGATAGTAATGGTATCAACGACCAGTCTTTTAATCAGGCTGCTTGGGAAGGCTTTAAAGCTTACGGTAAAGAGCACAACTTGCAAAAAGGCAGTGGCTATCAATATTTTCAGTCAAATAGTGCCACTGACTACACGCCTAACTTTAATCAAGCTGCTAAGTCAGGCTATAAGACAATTTTTGGTATCGGTTATTTGTTAAAGGACTCTGTCAGCGCGGCTGCTAAAAAGAACCCGAAGAAAAACTTTGTAATTGTTGATGATGTGATTACTGGTCAGAAGAATGTTGCTTCTGTAACTTTTATGAGTAACCAGTCTTCATATTTAGGCGGAGTTGCTGCAGCGTACTCCACTAAGACTAACAAGGTTGGTTTTATTGGTGGTGCCAAGTCAGCGATTATTGGCTCATTTGAAAGCGGCTTTAAGCAAGGCGTTGAAGACGCGGCTAAGGCAATGCACAAGAAAATTACTGTCAGTTCCCAATATGTTGGCAACTTTACTTCGACTGATAAGGCTAAATCAATGGCGCAATCGATGTATGCAGATAAATGTGATGTGATTTTCCAAGCTGCTGGCTCTGCCGGAAATGGTGTTTTCCAAGAAGCAAAAGCACATAACCAAACACGTCTAGCTGATCAAAAAGTCTGGGTTGTTGGTGTTGACGTTGACCAGCAAAACATGGGCGAATATAAGGCAAAAGATGGTAAAAAAGCTAACTTTACTTTAACTTCAGTGCTGAAGGGCTTAAATGTTGTCACTAAATCTTTAGCTGATGACGCTGTTAAAGGCAAGTTCCCGGGTGGCAAGCATTTAGTTTACTCGTTAAAGGGTAACGGTGTTTCCGTCACTAAGGGGAACCTTTCGCCTAAAGCTTGGGCAGCAGTCCAAAAGGCGAGAACAGAAATTATTGCTGGCAAAATTAAAGTTGCGCAAAATTAG